The following are from one region of the Jeongeupia sp. USM3 genome:
- a CDS encoding efflux RND transporter periplasmic adaptor subunit translates to MQHKQTLLIALLSAAIAGGAGYVLRGTAAEPSHAASGEEAHGDHADEPAGEGKKEHKEGNEAHGAEGGESEHEEGGVEMKEARLKQAGIVLETAGPAELSNAIPLPGELRFNQDRLTEVTPRLAAVAVSVHRNLGDTVKRGELLAVLESQTLAEWRSDYLAQQKRAQLARTTYQREQKLWQDKVTAEQDYLAARKDLADAEIALQGSRDRLSSIGAALPTENRALARYELRAPQNGTVVEKHLTAGEAVKEDATLFQIADLSDVWAEFAVYPKNLEQIRLGQQVSVRAGEDGVAATGKVAYIGALVGEKTRTATARVTLPNPDGRLRPGMFVNIEVAEGRVSIPVVVKADAIQSVEGKRVVFVREGERFEPRPVELGRQTGALVEVRSGIKPGERYAAANSFVVKAELGKATAEHSH, encoded by the coding sequence ATGCAACACAAGCAAACCCTATTGATCGCGCTGCTCAGCGCAGCGATTGCCGGCGGGGCCGGCTATGTGCTCCGCGGTACGGCGGCCGAACCGTCGCACGCCGCCAGCGGGGAAGAAGCCCACGGTGACCATGCGGACGAGCCTGCAGGTGAAGGCAAGAAGGAGCACAAGGAAGGCAATGAAGCGCATGGTGCCGAGGGCGGCGAAAGCGAGCACGAGGAAGGCGGCGTCGAAATGAAGGAAGCCCGCCTCAAGCAGGCCGGCATCGTCCTCGAGACCGCCGGCCCCGCCGAGCTCAGCAACGCCATTCCGCTGCCGGGCGAGCTGCGGTTCAACCAGGACCGGCTCACCGAAGTGACGCCGCGGCTGGCGGCGGTCGCCGTCAGCGTGCACAGGAATCTTGGCGATACCGTCAAGCGTGGCGAGCTGCTGGCCGTGCTGGAAAGCCAGACCCTGGCCGAATGGCGCAGCGACTATCTGGCCCAGCAGAAGCGGGCCCAGTTGGCGCGGACCACCTATCAGCGCGAACAGAAGCTGTGGCAGGACAAGGTGACCGCCGAGCAGGACTACCTCGCGGCCCGGAAGGACCTCGCCGACGCGGAAATCGCCCTGCAGGGCAGCAGGGACCGGTTGAGCTCGATCGGCGCCGCCCTGCCGACCGAAAACCGTGCGCTGGCACGCTATGAATTGCGCGCGCCGCAGAACGGCACGGTTGTCGAGAAACACCTGACCGCGGGCGAGGCGGTCAAGGAAGACGCGACGCTGTTCCAGATTGCGGACCTCTCCGACGTCTGGGCCGAGTTCGCCGTCTACCCCAAGAACCTCGAGCAGATCCGGCTGGGCCAGCAGGTGAGCGTCCGGGCCGGGGAAGACGGTGTTGCCGCCACCGGCAAGGTCGCCTACATCGGCGCGCTGGTCGGCGAAAAGACCCGCACCGCAACGGCCCGCGTGACACTGCCGAACCCCGACGGCCGGCTGCGCCCGGGGATGTTCGTCAACATCGAAGTCGCCGAAGGCCGCGTCAGTATTCCTGTCGTGGTCAAGGCGGATGCCATCCAGTCCGTCGAGGGCAAGCGCGTCGTCTTCGTCCGCGAAGGGGAACGCTTCGAACCGCGCCCGGTGGAACTGGGTCGCCAGACCGGCGCGCTGGTCGAGGTCCGCAGCGGGATCAAGCCCGGCGAGCGCTATGCCGCAGCCAACAGCTTCGTCGTCAAGGCCGAACTCGGCAAGGCGACGGCCGAGCACAGCCACTAA
- a CDS encoding thiamine pyrophosphate-dependent enzyme yields the protein MSAVGIGGCSTIDRSAIAGSLPELAGYLAAITPGQLAIIAGDEVYASQAADDVARLAETLGAPVYGSSWPSRIPFATSHPLWAGNLPTKASAIAETLGAYDAIFALGGKSLITILYTEGPAVPSGCQVFQLSADVRDLGRTYETPLSVVGEIKASLQMLQSLLDTATSPQRTIRAAQLHHAARQRSAAQRALDTEADAAMDAPVISPLVAAREAVRAIGPDIAIVDEAIATSSHVRKFLNSSSPNQYSFLRGGGLGWGMPAAVGCSLGLGRQPVVCLVGDGAALYSPQAMWTAAHEMLPVTFVVMNNREYNVLKNFMKSQTNYLSARSNRFIAMDIDNPAIDYMALAESFGLPARRVTRSRDIAAAIESGIASGRANVVEVIIGTT from the coding sequence ATGAGCGCGGTCGGCATTGGCGGATGCTCTACCATCGACCGCAGCGCGATTGCCGGATCGCTCCCCGAGCTTGCTGGCTACCTGGCGGCCATTACGCCGGGCCAACTGGCGATCATTGCCGGTGACGAAGTCTATGCCAGCCAGGCGGCCGACGACGTGGCAAGGCTGGCGGAGACGCTTGGCGCCCCGGTATACGGCTCGTCGTGGCCTTCTCGCATTCCCTTTGCCACCTCACATCCGCTATGGGCCGGCAACCTGCCCACCAAAGCCAGCGCCATCGCAGAAACCCTCGGTGCGTATGACGCAATTTTCGCGCTGGGCGGCAAGTCGCTGATCACGATTCTCTACACAGAGGGGCCTGCCGTTCCAAGCGGCTGCCAGGTGTTTCAGTTATCGGCAGATGTGCGCGATCTCGGTCGCACCTATGAGACACCACTCTCTGTCGTTGGCGAGATCAAGGCATCCTTGCAAATGCTCCAATCGCTGCTGGACACAGCCACTTCTCCCCAACGCACAATCCGTGCCGCACAGCTGCACCACGCGGCACGGCAGAGGTCAGCCGCACAAAGAGCGCTGGATACAGAAGCGGATGCCGCGATGGATGCGCCGGTGATTTCCCCGCTCGTCGCCGCGCGTGAGGCCGTGCGTGCCATCGGGCCCGACATAGCCATCGTGGATGAAGCTATTGCCACATCCAGTCATGTACGCAAATTTCTCAATTCCAGCTCGCCCAACCAGTACTCCTTCTTGCGTGGCGGAGGGCTGGGCTGGGGCATGCCCGCCGCAGTGGGATGTTCACTGGGTCTCGGCCGCCAGCCGGTCGTTTGCCTGGTGGGCGACGGTGCCGCGCTCTATTCGCCACAAGCAATGTGGACCGCTGCGCATGAAATGCTGCCGGTCACCTTTGTGGTCATGAACAACCGCGAGTACAACGTCCTCAAGAACTTCATGAAGAGCCAGACGAACTATCTCTCGGCCAGGAGCAATCGCTTCATTGCCATGGATATCGACAACCCTGCGATCGATTACATGGCTTTGGCCGAATCGTTCGGCCTGCCGGCGCGGCGCGTAACGCGGTCGCGAGACATCGCCGCAGCAATTGAGAGCGGCATTGCCAGTGGCCGCGCCAATGTCGTCGAAGTGATAATTGGCACCACGTAA
- a CDS encoding TolC family protein encodes MAQACGAIPGAVKNQRRAMKFPRFTAAGIGWALAAFAAPLYVNASVPASEIADKAERHSAKAAAARAGIDDAQAQRELAGVWPNPELGVTFDDTGTEDESRSVQLTQRIELGGKAGQRVRVATAQYLTAETAMRQAVVDVRSEAVKAFYELALAELRLSEAKASNEIAGQFSRALDKKLAAGKVPPIDATKARLPALAAANDLKHAERQHLLAQRRLELLIGEALPEDKHALPELPPAPPQWPEVQQQLALSPQTRLAQLRVDASTAELGLQRAQRWPDLQLSAGVKETLDTGERGGLFGVSIDIPLFNRNSGGVSAAKARLRQAQAEQQAQQRERALLVQTLHAELLDLSERLRLYQSEIIPAAEASVRAAQTGYDYGRYAFIDVLDAQRSLLSARSERTGLWQQYLDRSAQFERELGGNAPGK; translated from the coding sequence TTGGCGCAGGCCTGCGGGGCAATTCCCGGGGCTGTTAAAAACCAGAGAAGAGCCATGAAATTCCCGCGTTTTACTGCGGCGGGCATCGGCTGGGCGCTTGCCGCCTTTGCCGCGCCGCTTTATGTCAATGCATCGGTCCCTGCCAGCGAGATCGCCGACAAGGCGGAACGGCATTCGGCAAAAGCCGCTGCCGCCCGTGCAGGCATCGACGATGCCCAGGCCCAGCGTGAACTGGCCGGTGTCTGGCCGAACCCTGAACTGGGCGTCACCTTCGACGACACCGGCACCGAGGACGAGTCGCGCTCGGTCCAGCTGACCCAGCGTATCGAGCTCGGTGGCAAGGCGGGCCAGCGCGTACGCGTTGCGACCGCACAGTATTTGACCGCCGAAACGGCGATGCGTCAGGCCGTCGTTGACGTGCGCAGCGAGGCGGTCAAGGCGTTCTATGAACTTGCGCTGGCCGAGTTGAGATTGAGCGAGGCCAAGGCCAGCAACGAGATCGCGGGGCAATTCAGCCGCGCGCTGGACAAGAAGCTCGCCGCCGGCAAGGTGCCGCCGATCGATGCGACCAAGGCCAGGCTCCCCGCGCTTGCCGCCGCCAACGACCTGAAGCATGCCGAGCGCCAGCACCTGCTGGCACAGCGGCGGCTGGAGCTGCTGATCGGGGAAGCCTTGCCGGAGGACAAGCACGCACTGCCCGAATTGCCGCCCGCCCCGCCGCAGTGGCCGGAAGTGCAGCAGCAGCTCGCGCTGTCGCCGCAAACCCGGCTGGCGCAGTTGCGCGTGGATGCGTCGACGGCGGAACTCGGGCTGCAGCGGGCACAGCGCTGGCCGGACCTGCAGCTCTCCGCAGGGGTCAAGGAAACGCTGGACACCGGCGAGCGGGGCGGCCTGTTTGGCGTCTCGATCGACATTCCGCTGTTCAACCGCAACAGCGGCGGCGTTTCCGCAGCCAAAGCCCGGCTGCGGCAGGCCCAGGCCGAACAGCAGGCACAGCAGCGGGAACGGGCGCTGCTGGTGCAGACGCTTCACGCCGAACTGCTTGATCTGTCCGAACGGCTGCGCCTTTACCAAAGCGAAATCATCCCCGCTGCCGAAGCGTCCGTCCGGGCGGCGCAAACGGGCTACGACTACGGCCGCTACGCCTTCATCGACGTGCTCGATGCGCAGCGCAGCCTGCTGTCGGCCCGTTCGGAGCGCACCGGGCTCTGGCAGCAATACCTCGACCGGTCGGCGCAATTCGAGCGCGAACTCGGCGGCAACGCGCCCGGCAAGTAG